A window of Streptomyces sp. NBC_01224 genomic DNA:
ACGTGATCCGCTGGACCGACAACAAGCTGAGGATCGACTGGGACCGTGCCCCGCAGGTCACCAATCAGCTCTGCACCGAGATCGAGAAGCTCTACCGCGACGGCATCGACCGCCCCAAGCTTGTCCACTGGTTCGCCGCGTACGACCTGGTCTCGACCTACCTCGCCCCGCACCCGGGCTCCCGCTGGGCCAAGGGCCCGGACGCGCTGGATCTTTCCCAGCCGCCGCGGAAGCTCGTCGACGACGTGCTTCCGGACGAGTTTCCCCTGAGCATGTTCTATGAGGCACTCTCCAAGAAGCTGAAGAACGTGATTGCCTCGACCAAGGGGATCACCGCCGCGGATGCCGAGCGGGCAGCCGCGTGAGCGCCGGGCATAAGGAGGCGGTGGCCATGAACGGAAACGGCAAGGGCAACGGGAGTGGTGCTCTCGAAGGCGCCGTGGTCGCGGTCGCCGGGGCCGCGGGCCCGGCCGGCCGGGCCACCCTGCTGAGGCTCGCCGAGGCCGGTGCGACCGTCGTCGCCTCCGACGCCGATGCCACCCGCCTGGCCGAGGCGGTCGACGCCGCCCGCTACGCCCACGGCGGAGCCACGGTCACCGGTGACACCGTCGACCTGCTGGACCTCGCTGCCGCCCGCGAATGGGCGGACAAGACGGAGAAGGAATTCGGCCGGATCGACGGCCTGGTCCACCTCGTCGGCGGCTGGCGCGGCAGCGCCACCTTCGCCGAGACCGACCTCGCCGACTGGAACCTGCTCGAGAAGCTGCTGATCCGCACGGTCCAGCACACCTCGCTGGCCTTCCAGGAGGGCCTGCAGCGCAGCGACCGGGGTCGCTATGTGCTGATCAGCGCGGCCGGGGCGAGCAAGCCCACCGCGGGAAACGCGGCCTATGCCGCGTCGAAGGCGGCGGCCGAGGCCTGGACGCTCGCGCTCGCGGACTCCTTCCGTAAAGCGGGGGGCGACGAAGGGCCCAGGACCGCGGCTGCGATCCTGATCGTCAAGGCACTGGTGCACGACGCGATGCGCGCCGAGCGCCCCAATGCGAAATTCGCGGGCTTCACCGACGTCAAGGAGCTGGCCGATGCCATCGCCGGCGTCTGGGACCGGCCCGCCCCGGAAGTGAACGGAAAGCGCCTGTGGCTGACCCCACAACCGTAAGGACCGACGCGCGACGCCACCACGACCCGCAGGTACGCGGCTTCGCCAGTGACAACTACGCCGGCACGCACCCGGAGATCCTCGCGGCCATCGCCCTTGCCAACGGCGGTCACCAGATCGCCTACGGCGAGGACGACTACACCGAGCATCTCCAGCGCGTCATGCACAGTCACTTCGGCCCGACCGCCGAAGCCTTTCCGGTCTTCAACGGAACCGGCGCCAACGTCGTCTCCCTCCAGGCGATGACCGACCGCTGGGGCGCGGTGATCTGCGCCGAGTCCGCTCACATCAACGTCGACGAGGGCGGCGCCCCGGAGCGGGTGGGCGGCCTCAAGCTGCTCACCGTGCCCACGCCGAACGGCAAGCTCACGCCGGAGCTCATCGACCGGCAGGCGTACGGCTGGGACGACGAGCACCGCGCCATGCCGCAGGTCGTGTCGATCACCCAGAACACCGAACTGGGCACGGTCTACACACCCGACGAGATCCGCGCGATCTGCGATCACGCGCACGGCCACGGCATGAAGGTCCACCTGGACGGGGCCCGGATAGCCAACGCCGCGGCTTCGCTGGACGTACCGATGCGTACGTTCACCAATACCGTCGGCGTCGACGTCCTCTCCTTCGGCGGCACGAAGAACGGGGCGATCTTCGGCGAGGCCGTGGTCGTCCTGAACCCGGACGCCGTCCGTGCCATGAAGCACCTGCGCAAGCTGTCGATGCAGCTCGCCTCGAAGATGCGCTTCGTCTCCGTACAGCTGGAGGCACTGCTCGCCGGAGACCTCTGGCTGCGCAACGCCCGGCACGCCAACGCCATGGCCCAGCGGCTCGCGGAGGGCGTGCGTGCGGTGGACGGCGTGGAGATCCTCCACCCCGTCCAGGCCAATGCCGTCTTCGCCCGGCTGCCGCACGAGGTCAGCGAGCGGCTCCAGAAGCGCTTCCGCTTCTACTTCTGGGACGAGGCCGCCGGTGATGTGCGCTGGATGTGCTCCTTCGACACCACGGAGGATGATGTCGACGCATTCGTCCTTGCTCTGAAGGAAGAGATGGCGAAGTAGCCATAACTGAATAGGTATGCGGTCGATCGGAAAAGTATTGACATCCGGTCGACCGCTTACCTATGTTCGGCGGCCATGGAGCTGATCCAGCAAGTACCGGAACTTTCCGCCTACCTCGCCGCCGATGAGGCCATCGATCACGAGCATTCGCTGGTACAGGATACGGTCGCCGGTCTCCGCAGTAATACCACCGACGCATACACATATGCGGCCGCCGCCTACGCCTTCGTGCGTGACACCATTCCGCACTCCGCCGATTCGGGCGACATGCGGGTCGCCTGGCGCGCCTCCGACGTCCTCGCGACGCGCAACGGTATCTGCCACGCCAAGTCCCACGCTCTGGCCGCCCTCCTCCGTGCGGCGGGCATCCCGACCGCCCTCTGCTACCAGGGGCTCGGCGAGCAGAACGGGGATCCGGGCCCCGTGCACGGGCTGATCGCGGTTCGGCTGCCCGGTCGCGACCGCTGGGACCGTCAGGACCCCCGGGGCAACAAGCCGGGCGTCGACGCCCACTTCTCGCTCGACGAGGAGCGGCTGGCATGGCCCATCCGCCCGGAGTTCAATGAAGTGGACTATCCAGTACTCTATGCGGCACCACATCCGGCGGTACTGCGCGGCCTCCGGTCCGCCGAGGACCGCCCCCAGCTGTGGCGCACTCTCCCCACTGCGCTCTGAGATCCCGTCCCGAGGCGAGGCAGCCGACGGCCCTGGCTTTCGCCGTCTCCGACGACGTACGTACCCTCGCCCCCGGCTTCAGTCACCTCGCCGTCGAAGCGCGCGGCCCGGTCAACGGCCCCAGCAACGACGACAGCTCGGCCCTGCTGGACCGAGGCGACCGCCGCCCGGCCGAGCGGCTCGACGGCCGGGCCCCGCACGAGGACCCCCACCTTGCCGCCTGGCGCGACGCCTACACCGCCTTCGGCGCCAAGCCGTCCCGTACCCGCAACTCCGCCGAAGCTCTGGCCCGGCGCGCGCTCACTGCCGCCGGGCTGCCGCGCATCAATCTCCTGGTCGACCTCTACAACGCCATCAGCGTCGCCCATTTGATTCCGGTCGGCGGCGAGGACACCGACCGCATCAACGGCACCATGCAGCTCGTACGTTCCACCGGCCAGGAAACCTTTCGCCACCGTCGCGGGCGGCGAGGAGGCCGTGGAGCATCCCGAGCCCGAAACTCGAAGCCGCAGGCGCCGAACTCTCCGAAGGGCTGGAGAGGCTGAGCCCCGGGGTGCGGATCACCGTCGGCACTGCGGAGTGATCTTTCGGTCGTGACCGTGAGCCGGCCGCGTCAGCTCTTCTCGCGCACCTCGGCGGGCGTCGGAGCGGTACCGCCGAGGTGCGAGGGCACCCACCAGGTGTCGCTCGCGTCCTTCGGGCGCACGGGATAGGCGCGCTGAGCCGCTTCGAGGAGCTCTTGGGCCCGCTCCCGCAGCCGCCGGGTGATCGCGCCCGCGTACTGGTCGGTGGGTGCCTCCACCGGCTCGCCGACCCGGATCGTCACCGGAATGTGGTTGCGCTTGAAATTGCGCGGCCGGCCCTTGGTCCACAATCGCTGCGTCCCCCACAGCGCCATCGGGATCAGCGGCACGCCGGCCTCCTGGGCCAGCCGGGCGGCGCCGGACTTGAAGCTCTTCAGCGTGAACGACTCCGAGATCGTGGCCTCGGGGAACACGCCGACGATCTCGCCGGAACGCAGCGAGGCAAGGGCGTGCGCATATGCGTCCTCGCCCTGCTTGCGGTCGACGGGGATGTGCTTCATGCCGCGCATCAACGGGCCCGAGACCGTGTGCCGGAAGACCGATTCCTTCGCCATGAAGCGGACGAGACGCTTCTGCGGCAGCGCCGCGAGCCCGGTGAAGATGAAGTCCAGATAGCTGATGTGGTTGCTGACCAGTACCGCGCCACCGGTCTTCGGGATGTGCTCGGAACCCTGAGTGTCGATCTTCAGGTCAAGCGCCTTGAAAAACGTGCGAGCGGCGCCGATGACCGGCCGATAGACGAGTTCTGCCATCTGGAGAAGACCCTTCTTCAGCGCCTGAGGAGGGTTCTCCCGGCGGAAGTTACGCAGCCGTAGGTTTGCGGCATTGCGCCGATCGTGCCCCATGCGCGACGCGGTGGCCAGTCTCCGAGGGCGTGGGCCGCGAGATTCTCGTCACGTGGGACCGCCGGGAATGTCTTGGTACCCGGTGGCGCTGACCCCTTGCGAAGAGCTCTGACAGGAGGCCGAAGGTGGATGGGCAGACACGGGCGGGAACGCTGGACGCGGCCCAACTCGGCGCGGAATTGGGGGAGCGGGCAACCCTTGTGCAGTTCTCCAGTGCGTTCTGTCAGCCCTGCCGGGCCACCCGCCGCACCCTCGTCGAGGTGGCGCGAATGGTGGACGGCGTCGTCCATGTCGAGATCGACGCCGAGGCGCATCTCACTCTCGTGCGCGAGCTGGAGATCAGCCGGACACCGACCGTGCTGATCCTCGACGCCACCGGCCGGATCGTCCGCCGGGCCGTCGGGCAGCCGCGCACCGTCGACGTCGTCGCTGCACTGGGACGGGCGATGTGACGGACCGTGATGCATCTCCCACATTGCGGAACGCTCTTGACTGCCCCCACCACGCATCGTCAGTCTGACGCTATGCCGCCAGAACTCCTTCTCTACGGGCGGGTCCATGTGGATCTCGCCCGAAACGCGAGTGCGCGCTGTCCGGGTGCCTGAGCAACCACGGCCCCGTACGCCTCCTCCGCAGAAGGACACCTCCATGACGGCTTCGCCCGAGCTCGGCACCTCCCGCACGGCATCCCCCGAACTCCTCCGCTCGGTCTTCCGGCAGCACGCCGCCGGTGTGGCAGTGATCACCGCCGCAGGTGACCGGCCGGTCGGCTTCACCGCGACCTCTCTCAACTCCGTCGCCGCCGAGCCGCCGCTGATCTCCTTCGGTGTGGGAACCTCGTCCTCCAGTTGGCCGGTCGTGGCCGAGGCCGAACACATCGGCGTCCACATACTCGGTGAGCACCAGCAGGAGCTGGCCGCCACCTTTGCCCGCAGCGGCGCCGACCGGTTCGGCCCGTCCACCTATTGGCGCAGTGGGCCCGAAGGTGTGCCGGTGCTCGACGGTGTGCTGGCGTGGCTGGTCTGCCGCGTGGTGGCCCGGGTTCCGGCGGGGGACCACCGGATCGTGATCGCGGAGGCCGTGGTCGGCGACCCGGCCGGAGGCGGTCGCCCGCTTCTGTATCACCAGGGCCGTTTCACCGCTCTGCGGGACTGAGAACTCCCAAGCGGCACAAGGGCGCCGCACGTTGGCCAGATCACAGTTCCAAGCGCTTGCTCATGGGTAAAACGCTGGGTGTACTGGCTAGTAATATTTCCTTCGGAGCGTCGGTCGCCCCGACCGGAAACCGCCCCATCGGGCGCCTATGCTGCGTGCAACAAGGCAGCCCAGAAATGACGATGCAGTAGGAGAGCCGGCGTGAGCTTGAGGATCGTTGTCTGTGTGAAGTACGTGCCCGACGCCACCGGCGACCGGCACTTCGCCGATGACCTGACGCTGGACCGTGAGGATGTCGACGGTCTGCTGTCGGAGCTCGACGAGTACGCGGTGGAGCAGGCGCTGCAGATCGCGGACGGTGCGGACGGTGCGGAGATCACTGTGCTGACGGTGGGTCCGGAGGATGCCAAGGATGCGTTGCGCAAGGCGCTGTCGATGGGTGCGGACAAGGCTGTTCACGTCGAGGACGACGATCTGCACGGCAGTGATGTGATGGGCACGTCGCTGGTGCTGGCGAAGGCGATCGAGAAGACGGGTTACGACCTGGTGATCTGTGGCATGGCGTCGACGGACGGCACGATGGGTGTGCTGCCGGCGGTGCTGGCGGAGCGTCTGGGTGTCCCGCAGGTGACGCTGTTGTCGGAGGTGTCGGTCGAGGGTGGCACGGTGACGGGCCGCCGGGACGGCGACACGGCCTCGGAGCGGCTGGAGGCGTCGTTGCCGGCGGTGGTGTCGGTGACGGACCAGTCGGGTGAGGCGCGTTACCCGTCGTTCAAGGGGATCATGGCGGCGAAGAAGAAGCCGGTTCAGTCGCTGGACCTGGAGGACCTGGAGATCGAGGCGGGCGAGGTCGGTCTGGCGGGTGCCTGGACCGTGGTGGATTCCGTGGCGCAGCGTCCGGCCCGTACGGCGGGCACGATCGTCAAGGACGAGGGTGAGGGCGGCAGGCAGCTGGCCGAGTTCCTGGCCGGCCAGAAGTTCATCTGACCCCCCTGTTTGTCCCCCGTAGTTTCTTCGCTACTCGCAGGAGATTGAAGTCCCATGGCTGAAGTTCTCGTTTATGTCGATCACGTGGACGGTGCCGTCCGCAAGCCGACCCTGGAGCTTT
This region includes:
- a CDS encoding transglutaminase domain-containing protein, with protein sequence MELIQQVPELSAYLAADEAIDHEHSLVQDTVAGLRSNTTDAYTYAAAAYAFVRDTIPHSADSGDMRVAWRASDVLATRNGICHAKSHALAALLRAAGIPTALCYQGLGEQNGDPGPVHGLIAVRLPGRDRWDRQDPRGNKPGVDAHFSLDEERLAWPIRPEFNEVDYPVLYAAPHPAVLRGLRSAEDRPQLWRTLPTAL
- a CDS encoding flavin reductase family protein gives rise to the protein MTASPELGTSRTASPELLRSVFRQHAAGVAVITAAGDRPVGFTATSLNSVAAEPPLISFGVGTSSSSWPVVAEAEHIGVHILGEHQQELAATFARSGADRFGPSTYWRSGPEGVPVLDGVLAWLVCRVVARVPAGDHRIVIAEAVVGDPAGGGRPLLYHQGRFTALRD
- a CDS encoding threonine aldolase family protein; translation: MADPTTVRTDARRHHDPQVRGFASDNYAGTHPEILAAIALANGGHQIAYGEDDYTEHLQRVMHSHFGPTAEAFPVFNGTGANVVSLQAMTDRWGAVICAESAHINVDEGGAPERVGGLKLLTVPTPNGKLTPELIDRQAYGWDDEHRAMPQVVSITQNTELGTVYTPDEIRAICDHAHGHGMKVHLDGARIANAAASLDVPMRTFTNTVGVDVLSFGGTKNGAIFGEAVVVLNPDAVRAMKHLRKLSMQLASKMRFVSVQLEALLAGDLWLRNARHANAMAQRLAEGVRAVDGVEILHPVQANAVFARLPHEVSERLQKRFRFYFWDEAAGDVRWMCSFDTTEDDVDAFVLALKEEMAK
- a CDS encoding lysophospholipid acyltransferase family protein — encoded protein: MAELVYRPVIGAARTFFKALDLKIDTQGSEHIPKTGGAVLVSNHISYLDFIFTGLAALPQKRLVRFMAKESVFRHTVSGPLMRGMKHIPVDRKQGEDAYAHALASLRSGEIVGVFPEATISESFTLKSFKSGAARLAQEAGVPLIPMALWGTQRLWTKGRPRNFKRNHIPVTIRVGEPVEAPTDQYAGAITRRLRERAQELLEAAQRAYPVRPKDASDTWWVPSHLGGTAPTPAEVREKS
- a CDS encoding TlpA family protein disulfide reductase, giving the protein MDGQTRAGTLDAAQLGAELGERATLVQFSSAFCQPCRATRRTLVEVARMVDGVVHVEIDAEAHLTLVRELEISRTPTVLILDATGRIVRRAVGQPRTVDVVAALGRAM
- a CDS encoding electron transfer flavoprotein subunit beta/FixA family protein is translated as MSLRIVVCVKYVPDATGDRHFADDLTLDREDVDGLLSELDEYAVEQALQIADGADGAEITVLTVGPEDAKDALRKALSMGADKAVHVEDDDLHGSDVMGTSLVLAKAIEKTGYDLVICGMASTDGTMGVLPAVLAERLGVPQVTLLSEVSVEGGTVTGRRDGDTASERLEASLPAVVSVTDQSGEARYPSFKGIMAAKKKPVQSLDLEDLEIEAGEVGLAGAWTVVDSVAQRPARTAGTIVKDEGEGGRQLAEFLAGQKFI
- a CDS encoding SDR family NAD(P)-dependent oxidoreductase, producing the protein MNGNGKGNGSGALEGAVVAVAGAAGPAGRATLLRLAEAGATVVASDADATRLAEAVDAARYAHGGATVTGDTVDLLDLAAAREWADKTEKEFGRIDGLVHLVGGWRGSATFAETDLADWNLLEKLLIRTVQHTSLAFQEGLQRSDRGRYVLISAAGASKPTAGNAAYAASKAAAEAWTLALADSFRKAGGDEGPRTAAAILIVKALVHDAMRAERPNAKFAGFTDVKELADAIAGVWDRPAPEVNGKRLWLTPQP